A region from the Deltaproteobacteria bacterium HGW-Deltaproteobacteria-18 genome encodes:
- the phnC gene encoding phosphonate ABC transporter ATP-binding protein, producing MIQIKQLTKTFRSTKGLDNINATVESGEMVALIGSSGSGKSTLMRHISGLMCGDADSGGQIEVLSHIMQRDGKLSKNARKVRTEVGVIFQQFNLVDRLSVMTNVLMGALGRVPTWRAVSNLFPPTERRLGMESLARVGMADKAWQRASTLSGGQQQRVAIARALTQRAKVLLADEPIASLDPESSRVVMDILAQIHREDKITVIVSLHQVEYAIRYCPRTIALRHGRVVYDGPSTALTPSFLKEIYGSETEELFSPAVDNAMRHQAKNNQNQPAPAPAAA from the coding sequence ATGATTCAGATCAAGCAACTGACCAAGACTTTCAGAAGCACAAAGGGACTCGACAATATCAACGCCACCGTGGAGAGCGGGGAGATGGTCGCCCTCATCGGTTCTTCCGGTTCCGGCAAGTCGACCCTCATGCGCCACATCAGCGGTCTGATGTGCGGTGATGCGGACAGCGGTGGACAGATTGAAGTCCTGAGCCACATCATGCAGCGCGACGGGAAACTGTCCAAGAATGCCCGCAAGGTGCGCACCGAGGTAGGGGTCATCTTCCAGCAGTTCAATCTGGTCGACCGCCTGTCGGTCATGACCAATGTGCTCATGGGCGCTCTGGGCCGGGTCCCCACCTGGCGGGCAGTGTCCAACCTCTTCCCCCCGACGGAGCGCCGTCTCGGCATGGAGTCCCTGGCACGCGTCGGCATGGCCGACAAGGCCTGGCAGCGGGCCTCGACTCTGTCCGGCGGGCAGCAGCAGCGCGTGGCCATCGCCCGCGCACTGACCCAGCGGGCCAAGGTCCTTCTGGCCGATGAACCCATCGCCTCCCTGGATCCGGAATCGTCGCGGGTTGTCATGGACATTCTGGCGCAGATTCACCGCGAGGACAAAATTACCGTCATCGTCTCCCTGCATCAGGTCGAATACGCCATCCGCTACTGCCCCCGTACCATCGCCCTGCGCCATGGCCGCGTCGTCTACGACGGTCCGAGCACCGCCCTGACACCGTCTTTTCTGAAGGAAATCTACGGATCGGAAACCGAGGAGCTTTTCTCCCCCGCCGTGGACAACGCCATGCGCCATCAGGCGAAAAACAATCAAAACCAACCCGCCCCGGCACCTGCCGCGGCATAA